Proteins encoded in a region of the Bacteroidota bacterium genome:
- a CDS encoding electron transfer flavoprotein subunit beta/FixA family protein, producing the protein MHNSIVLVKQVPDTSNISGQVMKEDGTVNRAKLPAIFNFEDKVALEFALQIKDQCGGKVTALTMGPPRASDVLRECLYMGADEAYLITDRKFAGADTLATSYVLSEAIKKIGTFDFVFAGRQAIDGDTAQVGPQTAEKLNLPQVTYAERILEIKDHRVRVRRKIDGGYEILDCKLPVMMTVLKDAGEPRPYSAKRVMAFKGAKSLLELEKMAEGNSLLYIDKLVFEYKSRSLFIPTLTADDLNIDASRCGVKGSPTKVFSVESVVLSGNDAVRIENSKAGMNILIDKLLEDRILG; encoded by the coding sequence ATGCATAATTCGATCGTCCTCGTGAAACAAGTTCCGGATACTTCAAATATTTCCGGACAGGTGATGAAAGAGGATGGCACGGTCAACCGTGCAAAACTTCCGGCAATTTTCAATTTCGAGGATAAGGTCGCGCTCGAGTTTGCCCTTCAAATTAAGGATCAATGCGGCGGCAAAGTGACGGCCTTGACAATGGGGCCCCCACGCGCTTCCGACGTGCTGAGAGAATGTTTATATATGGGAGCGGACGAGGCATATCTCATCACTGACCGAAAATTCGCCGGCGCGGACACGCTCGCAACATCCTATGTGCTCAGTGAAGCGATCAAAAAAATCGGAACTTTCGATTTTGTCTTTGCCGGCCGTCAGGCGATTGACGGCGACACCGCGCAAGTCGGTCCACAGACAGCCGAGAAGCTCAACCTGCCGCAGGTGACCTACGCAGAGCGTATTCTCGAGATCAAAGACCATCGTGTTCGGGTCCGTAGAAAGATCGACGGAGGGTACGAAATTCTTGATTGCAAGCTTCCGGTGATGATGACCGTCCTGAAGGATGCGGGGGAACCGCGCCCTTACAGCGCAAAAAGGGTAATGGCGTTCAAAGGAGCAAAGTCGCTGCTGGAACTGGAAAAAATGGCGGAAGGAAATTCGCTTCTGTACATTGACAAGCTCGTGTTTGAGTACAAAAGCCGGTCGCTCTTTATTCCCACCCTGACCGCAGACGATCTGAACATCGATGCGTCCCGCTGCGGAGTTAAAGGATCGCCGACCAAAGTCTTTTCGGTGGAATCGGTTGTGCTAAGCGGCAATGATGCTGTACGAATTGAGAACTCAAAGGCTGGCATGAATATTTTAATAGATAAACTTCTCGAAGATCGTATTCTTGGATAA
- a CDS encoding glycoside hydrolase family 3 C-terminal domain-containing protein translates to MAVNWENESLSAIVHLWYPGEEGGNALADVLFGDYNPAGRIPVTFYKSVDQLPPFNEYSMKGRTYRYFQGEALFPFGYGLSYTKFTYSHLIVPPQIQTQDSARISVEVQNTGSLPGEEVVELYIKNLTSSARVPIHSLQGFKRVHLNAGERRSVSFTISPQQFAVINSGAKREVDPGEFEIGVGGMQPGTASLSTDGLGQKIKIVGKPFVVD, encoded by the coding sequence TTGGCAGTCAATTGGGAAAATGAAAGCCTTTCCGCCATTGTGCATCTCTGGTATCCCGGTGAAGAAGGAGGGAATGCCCTGGCCGATGTTCTCTTCGGAGACTACAACCCAGCAGGGAGGATTCCCGTCACCTTTTACAAGTCTGTCGATCAATTGCCTCCGTTTAATGAATACAGTATGAAAGGAAGGACGTACCGGTACTTTCAAGGGGAGGCGCTGTTTCCATTTGGTTACGGATTGAGCTATACAAAATTCACTTACAGTCATTTGATTGTCCCGCCGCAGATTCAAACGCAGGATTCAGCCAGAATTTCCGTCGAAGTTCAAAACACTGGTTCACTTCCAGGAGAAGAAGTTGTGGAACTGTACATTAAAAATCTAACTTCCTCTGCGCGCGTTCCGATTCATTCGTTGCAAGGTTTCAAACGCGTCCATCTCAATGCGGGCGAAAGACGATCGGTTTCATTTACCATCTCTCCGCAGCAATTTGCAGTGATCAATTCGGGAGCTAAACGTGAAGTCGACCCTGGCGAATTTGAAATAGGCGTTGGAGGGATGCAGCCTGGAACAGCTTCTCTTTCAACCGATGGCCTTGGTCAAAAAATCAAAATTGTTGGGAAGCCGTTTGTGGTTGACTGA
- a CDS encoding IS1595 family transposase produces the protein MKEFKNLTDLTKQFATETECIQFLANVRWGDKPVCPHCGKSRKIYVVAGGKLFKCADCRKQFSVRVGTIFEDSALPLTKWFMAIYLLMAHRKGISSMQLHRDIGVTQKTAWFMLHRIRFAVRTKSFEKKLKGTVEADETFVGGEEKNKHLDKRTKNSYGGKNKTPVFGIAQRNGIVAAQTIDRVNKKTIDAIMKSQIDPDATIMTDDWKGYKDLDVEFLHHYSVNHSKKEYVRGRVHTNRIESFWAILKRGIFGIYHQVSKKHLDKYVDEFEFRFNSKDIDDNKRFALMLENCSVRLTYKNLLKI, from the coding sequence ATGAAAGAGTTCAAAAACCTTACCGATCTTACCAAACAATTCGCTACCGAAACTGAGTGCATTCAGTTTCTCGCCAATGTCCGCTGGGGTGATAAACCTGTTTGCCCGCACTGTGGAAAGTCCCGCAAGATTTACGTTGTCGCTGGCGGGAAGCTCTTCAAATGTGCCGATTGCCGGAAACAGTTTTCCGTCCGCGTCGGTACCATCTTTGAAGATTCCGCGTTGCCTCTTACCAAATGGTTCATGGCAATCTATCTTTTGATGGCGCATCGTAAAGGAATTAGCTCTATGCAACTCCATAGGGATATTGGAGTCACCCAAAAAACCGCTTGGTTTATGCTCCATAGAATCAGGTTCGCCGTTAGAACAAAGTCTTTTGAAAAGAAGCTCAAGGGCACGGTAGAGGCGGATGAGACTTTTGTTGGCGGAGAAGAAAAGAACAAGCATCTCGACAAAAGAACAAAAAATTCTTATGGCGGAAAGAATAAAACTCCCGTTTTTGGTATCGCTCAACGCAATGGTATCGTTGCCGCTCAAACCATCGACCGGGTAAATAAGAAAACGATTGACGCTATTATGAAGTCTCAGATTGACCCCGATGCCACAATTATGACGGATGACTGGAAGGGGTACAAAGACCTTGATGTTGAGTTTCTGCATCATTATAGCGTTAACCATAGCAAGAAAGAATATGTTCGCGGACGCGTCCATACAAACCGTATCGAATCTTTTTGGGCTATCTTGAAACGCGGTATTTTTGGAATCTATCATCAGGTTTCTAAAAAGCATCTTGACAAATATGTTGACGAGTTTGAATTCCGATTTAATTCTAAAGATATTGACGACAATAAACGGTTTGCCTTGATGCTGGAAAACTGTTCAGTAAGATTAACCTATAAAAATCTTCTGAAAATATGA
- a CDS encoding acyl-CoA dehydrogenase family protein: MPNFFLDNPDIQFHFNNHDLREIVKLAEDDYAQSGKFNYAPVNYDDAMENYRKVLEVIGDLSGNHIAPRAAGVDRDGATLADGHVAYAEGTRENIEELSQADLMGMIFPREYGGLNFPFTMYMMSVEVLARADASLMNIFGLQDIGDTIRKFGSEDQRREFLPRISTGEFTGAMALTEPDAGSDLQAVKLHAYQNEKGEWFLRGVKRFITNGNAQVLLVLARSEAGTKDGRGLSLFVCYGGPTVVIRRIENKLGIHGSPTCELQFNDTPAQLVGSRRFGLIKYVLDLMFRARMGVSAQALGISQAAYEEALKYARERRQFGKPIAEIPVVSNMLIDMKVMLESNRSLFYSTALCVDEKEKLEELVEKKKAAGQPVREEMERLKQVTKAANLLTPVTKYTLAEGANKITYDALQIHGGTGYMREFHVEQLARDARITNIYEGTSQLQIVAASGGVLNDIFGEVFEKFEKQEFGGGLAKLAGHLKEIRQLFLSSLQYVLEKKDVIFQEIAAKELVEMYACLYVGYIVLREAELEPRKVFIANRYIVTSLANARKNAEGIKDELFGDLLHAGKIL, from the coding sequence ATGCCAAATTTTTTTCTTGACAACCCGGATATCCAGTTCCATTTCAACAATCACGACCTGAGAGAAATCGTGAAGCTTGCTGAAGACGACTATGCCCAGTCGGGGAAGTTCAACTATGCGCCTGTCAACTACGACGACGCGATGGAGAACTACCGAAAGGTCCTGGAGGTGATTGGCGATCTCAGCGGAAATCACATCGCTCCGCGTGCGGCCGGAGTGGATCGGGATGGGGCCACGCTGGCGGATGGGCACGTGGCATACGCGGAGGGCACCAGGGAGAACATCGAAGAACTCTCGCAGGCGGACCTTATGGGAATGATCTTTCCCCGCGAATACGGGGGATTAAACTTCCCATTCACCATGTACATGATGTCAGTGGAGGTTCTGGCTCGCGCTGATGCGTCGCTCATGAACATTTTCGGTCTGCAGGATATAGGCGATACGATCCGAAAATTCGGCAGCGAAGACCAGAGGAGGGAATTTCTTCCGAGGATCAGCACCGGAGAATTTACCGGTGCGATGGCGTTGACGGAACCCGACGCCGGTTCCGATCTTCAAGCGGTCAAGCTGCATGCATACCAGAACGAGAAGGGGGAATGGTTCCTTCGCGGTGTAAAACGCTTTATCACGAACGGCAATGCCCAGGTTCTTCTTGTGTTGGCCCGATCGGAAGCAGGGACGAAAGACGGTCGCGGCCTCAGTCTGTTCGTTTGCTACGGCGGGCCGACCGTCGTCATCCGCCGGATCGAGAACAAGCTGGGCATTCACGGTTCGCCCACATGCGAGCTTCAATTCAATGATACGCCGGCACAGCTTGTCGGAAGCCGAAGGTTCGGTCTCATCAAGTACGTGCTGGATCTGATGTTCAGAGCGCGCATGGGAGTTTCGGCTCAGGCGCTTGGGATCTCGCAAGCGGCGTATGAGGAAGCGCTGAAATACGCCCGAGAACGCCGTCAATTTGGCAAACCTATCGCGGAAATTCCGGTCGTTTCCAACATGCTGATCGACATGAAAGTAATGCTGGAAAGCAACCGATCGTTATTTTATTCCACGGCTCTTTGCGTCGATGAAAAGGAAAAGCTCGAAGAGCTTGTGGAGAAAAAGAAAGCGGCAGGACAGCCGGTCAGGGAAGAGATGGAGCGGCTGAAGCAGGTCACAAAAGCCGCCAACTTGTTGACGCCGGTAACAAAATATACGCTCGCAGAAGGAGCAAACAAAATCACCTACGATGCTCTTCAGATTCACGGCGGCACAGGATATATGCGTGAATTCCACGTGGAGCAGCTTGCCCGCGACGCCCGCATCACAAACATCTATGAGGGAACGTCGCAGCTGCAAATTGTCGCCGCTTCGGGAGGGGTATTGAACGATATTTTTGGCGAGGTGTTTGAGAAATTTGAAAAGCAGGAGTTCGGAGGGGGGCTGGCAAAGCTTGCCGGCCACCTTAAAGAAATCCGGCAATTGTTCTTGTCCAGCTTACAATATGTGCTGGAGAAGAAGGACGTTATCTTCCAGGAAATTGCCGCCAAGGAGCTTGTGGAAATGTACGCATGTCTCTACGTCGGTTATATCGTTCTTCGTGAAGCCGAGTTAGAGCCAAGGAAAGTGTTCATCGCAAACAGGTATATCGTCACCTCGCTTGCCAACGCTCGGAAGAACGCGGAAGGAATCAAGGACGAACTCTTTGGCGATCTACTGCACGCAGGCAAAATTCTTTAA
- a CDS encoding 6-carboxytetrahydropterin synthase, with translation MIYVTRRAHFSASHRLFNPSFTEERNIAVYDKCANANGHGHNYELEITVAGEPDPQTGYVIDLKELKKIIEVQFVSKVDHKHLNFDVDFLTGIVPTAENIAAACWSQIAPHIKHGRLYSVKLFETQNNFVEYKGEK, from the coding sequence ATGATCTATGTAACGCGACGGGCGCATTTCAGCGCTTCGCACCGGCTGTTCAACCCATCATTCACCGAAGAAAGAAATATTGCGGTATACGACAAGTGCGCCAATGCGAACGGCCATGGCCACAATTACGAACTTGAGATCACGGTAGCCGGCGAACCGGATCCTCAGACAGGATATGTCATCGATCTGAAGGAATTGAAGAAGATCATTGAGGTCCAATTTGTGAGTAAGGTAGACCACAAGCATCTCAACTTCGACGTCGATTTTCTCACAGGAATCGTCCCGACAGCCGAGAATATCGCTGCAGCATGCTGGAGTCAGATCGCCCCCCATATTAAGCATGGCCGGCTTTATTCCGTGAAGCTGTTCGAGACCCAGAATAATTTTGTGGAATACAAAGGAGAGAAGTAA
- a CDS encoding peroxiredoxin, with protein sequence MSVTVGAKAPQFTLVDTTKTPRSPLSEFAGKKIVLLFYPGAFTGVCDKEMCNFRDSLSAYNTLNAQVIGVSVDSPWANKAFAEHYKLNFPLLSDFDRAVIKQYGIVFEGLGGVKGYNVAKRAVYVLDEKGTVKYAWVSDTPGVEPPYDEVKKAVA encoded by the coding sequence ATGTCGGTAACAGTCGGCGCTAAAGCTCCGCAATTCACTCTTGTCGATACGACGAAAACCCCCCGTTCTCCGCTTTCGGAATTTGCGGGAAAGAAAATCGTTCTCCTTTTTTATCCGGGAGCGTTCACGGGAGTGTGCGACAAAGAGATGTGCAATTTTCGCGATTCACTCTCCGCATACAATACGCTCAACGCACAGGTGATCGGGGTCAGCGTCGACAGCCCGTGGGCGAACAAGGCTTTTGCCGAACATTACAAACTGAATTTTCCGCTCCTGTCTGATTTTGACCGGGCGGTGATCAAACAATACGGCATTGTCTTCGAGGGGCTCGGCGGAGTTAAAGGCTACAATGTCGCAAAGCGCGCGGTCTATGTCCTCGACGAGAAGGGGACCGTCAAGTATGCCTGGGTATCGGATACGCCCGGCGTTGAACCGCCGTATGATGAAGTGAAAAAGGCGGTGGCATAA
- the bcp gene encoding thioredoxin-dependent thiol peroxidase, with protein sequence MAELKVGSAAPDFSLEGDDGKKHSLKEFRGKKVVLYFYPKDDTSGCTKESCSFRDNLSSIKRKGAVVIGVSADGIDSHKKFISKYDLNFPLLSDESKSVLEEYGVWQMKSFMGRKYMGIVRTTFIIDEKGKISHIFSKVKVDGHTEEVLNALS encoded by the coding sequence ATGGCTGAATTAAAGGTGGGATCGGCCGCTCCCGATTTCTCGCTCGAAGGGGATGACGGCAAAAAACACTCTCTAAAAGAGTTTCGCGGAAAAAAGGTCGTTCTCTATTTCTATCCGAAAGACGATACGTCGGGTTGTACAAAAGAATCGTGCTCGTTCCGGGATAACCTCTCCTCGATCAAACGCAAGGGGGCGGTGGTGATCGGTGTCAGCGCGGATGGAATCGACTCTCACAAAAAATTCATATCGAAATATGATCTGAATTTTCCGTTACTGAGCGACGAAAGCAAGTCTGTCCTCGAAGAATACGGCGTGTGGCAGATGAAGAGTTTCATGGGACGAAAGTATATGGGTATTGTCCGAACGACCTTCATCATCGATGAAAAAGGAAAGATCTCGCACATCTTTTCCAAGGTGAAGGTCGATGGACACACGGAAGAAGTCCTGAACGCACTTTCGTAG
- a CDS encoding Maf family protein, with product MNQTPKPIILASRSPRRIHLLRQIGFSFTVQESGVDEDFSAGAAPEEVVRSLSLKKAEHVAGGLREGIVIGADTIVVLDGAILGKPSSKEDAMGMLSKLSGRTHTVFTGFALLDVESRMSLVDFERTEVTFRPLNRGEIENYVESGSPMDKAGAYGIQDDYGAVFVERINGCFYTVVGFPLSKFYSSWNLFLERLR from the coding sequence ATGAACCAAACGCCTAAGCCCATTATTTTAGCGTCGCGTTCGCCGCGCCGAATTCATTTGCTGCGGCAAATAGGCTTTTCATTCACTGTTCAAGAAAGCGGCGTCGATGAGGATTTTTCCGCCGGTGCAGCGCCAGAAGAAGTAGTGAGGTCGCTTTCGTTGAAAAAGGCCGAGCATGTTGCAGGGGGACTCAGAGAAGGCATCGTGATCGGCGCGGATACGATCGTTGTCCTCGACGGAGCAATTCTCGGCAAACCGTCGTCGAAGGAGGATGCCATGGGTATGCTGTCGAAGCTGAGCGGAAGAACGCACACTGTTTTCACGGGATTTGCTTTACTGGATGTCGAATCGCGGATGTCGTTAGTCGATTTTGAAAGGACCGAGGTGACATTCCGTCCCCTGAATCGCGGCGAAATTGAAAATTATGTCGAATCAGGCTCTCCGATGGATAAAGCCGGCGCGTACGGGATCCAGGACGATTACGGCGCGGTGTTCGTCGAGCGGATCAACGGCTGCTTTTATACCGTCGTCGGTTTTCCTCTCTCGAAGTTTTATTCTTCGTGGAACCTTTTCCTTGAACGCTTACGGTAA
- a CDS encoding cobalamin B12-binding domain-containing protein — MGKKIRVLIAKAGLDGHDRGAKVIAAALRDAGMEVIYTGVRKTPEVIVEAALQEDVDAIGISSLSGAHMTIFPKVQGLMKDKGMGDVLLFGGGIIPQHDIEKLKSMGVGELFTPGASMVEIVKYLRNYFHGEGA; from the coding sequence ATGGGAAAGAAGATCCGTGTGTTGATCGCGAAAGCCGGCTTGGACGGCCATGACCGCGGTGCGAAGGTTATTGCGGCTGCGCTTCGCGATGCCGGCATGGAAGTGATTTATACCGGTGTACGCAAAACGCCTGAAGTGATCGTCGAAGCAGCGCTGCAGGAAGATGTGGACGCTATCGGCATCAGCTCCTTGAGCGGCGCCCACATGACAATATTTCCAAAGGTTCAAGGGCTGATGAAAGACAAGGGGATGGGGGACGTACTCCTCTTTGGAGGAGGGATCATCCCGCAGCACGATATTGAAAAACTGAAAAGTATGGGCGTTGGCGAGTTGTTTACTCCGGGGGCATCCATGGTCGAGATCGTGAAGTATTTAAGAAATTACTTCCATGGTGAGGGTGCCTAA
- a CDS encoding universal stress protein, which produces MLPTDFSECSASAFEYASTFAVMYNANLHILHVAKEEHHNGAAPELEIRDFVKKILPYQKKIVESVRYGQPYREIVDYARAEDIDLIVIATHGRTGLTHMVMGSVAEKIVRFSPVPVLTIKPAKDGAEIFSDDSSKRLALEKDLSEHTA; this is translated from the coding sequence CTGCTTCCCACCGATTTTTCGGAATGTTCGGCTTCGGCCTTCGAATATGCATCAACGTTCGCAGTCATGTACAATGCCAACCTCCACATCCTGCATGTCGCAAAGGAAGAACATCACAACGGTGCAGCACCGGAACTTGAGATTAGAGACTTTGTCAAAAAGATCCTGCCGTATCAAAAGAAGATTGTGGAAAGTGTACGGTATGGTCAACCATACAGAGAAATTGTCGATTACGCGCGAGCTGAAGATATCGATCTTATCGTCATCGCAACTCATGGCAGGACAGGGTTGACCCACATGGTGATGGGGAGCGTCGCCGAAAAAATAGTACGGTTTTCGCCGGTACCGGTTCTGACGATCAAGCCGGCAAAAGATGGAGCTGAGATTTTTTCAGATGATTCATCAAAGCGCCTTGCCCTGGAGAAAGACCTCAGCGAGCATACAGCTTGA
- a CDS encoding electron transfer flavoprotein subunit alpha/FixB family protein, with amino-acid sequence MDQLDNNVWVFVEQHGGKPSDVSLELLSKGRKLADVMKGRLIAIVVGSEVKPVAVESFRFGADEAYLVDHPGLKNYSTLPYSRVLNLLVDQHRPRVVLFGASVVGRDIAPRVASHTKSGLTADCTDLQVSNVNYLGKEFKDLLLQIRPAFGGNIIATIITPDTRTQMATVREGVMEMHPLSVPHPTKIVEIPFVPDEVDALVTLVEQHREDRKVNLKSAAIIVAGGYGMGTKESFKLIHELAHTIGGEVAGSRAAVDAGFIPHERQVGQTGVTVRPKLYFAIGISGAIQHRAGMQEAKKIIAVNTDPDAPIFEVAHYSIVGDAREVIPRFIDAYKSKLK; translated from the coding sequence ATGGATCAGCTTGATAACAATGTGTGGGTGTTTGTAGAGCAGCACGGCGGAAAACCGTCCGATGTGAGCCTTGAACTATTGAGCAAAGGGCGGAAGCTGGCCGATGTTATGAAAGGCAGGCTGATTGCAATTGTCGTCGGGAGCGAAGTAAAACCGGTGGCAGTGGAAAGTTTCCGTTTCGGCGCTGACGAGGCGTACCTTGTCGATCATCCGGGCCTGAAGAACTATTCGACGTTGCCGTACAGTCGCGTGCTCAACCTGCTCGTCGATCAGCATAGGCCGAGGGTCGTTCTTTTCGGCGCGTCTGTTGTCGGCAGAGATATTGCACCGAGAGTTGCCTCCCACACGAAGAGCGGCCTGACGGCTGACTGCACCGACCTTCAGGTTTCCAACGTAAATTACTTGGGGAAAGAATTTAAGGATCTGCTTCTTCAGATCCGACCAGCCTTCGGCGGCAATATTATTGCCACGATCATTACTCCCGACACACGGACCCAAATGGCCACTGTCCGCGAGGGAGTGATGGAAATGCATCCGTTGTCTGTTCCCCATCCGACAAAGATCGTCGAGATACCGTTCGTTCCTGATGAAGTTGATGCTCTTGTGACATTGGTTGAACAGCATCGCGAGGATCGGAAGGTGAATCTCAAAAGTGCGGCCATTATCGTTGCCGGCGGTTACGGGATGGGGACAAAAGAAAGCTTTAAGCTTATTCACGAGCTTGCCCATACCATCGGAGGGGAAGTTGCAGGAAGCCGTGCCGCGGTCGACGCGGGATTCATTCCGCATGAGCGGCAGGTCGGGCAGACCGGAGTTACCGTCCGTCCGAAGCTTTATTTTGCCATCGGGATCTCCGGTGCGATCCAGCACCGTGCGGGAATGCAGGAAGCGAAAAAAATTATTGCCGTCAATACGGACCCGGACGCTCCCATTTTCGAGGTGGCTCATTATTCAATCGTTGGGGACGCGCGGGAAGTTATCCCCCGGTTCATTGACGCCTATAAAAGCAAACTGAAGTGA
- a CDS encoding DNA polymerase domain-containing protein, translating into MNSLLFGHNDEQHIVAVQTLDDSTVRVYKRDGNAVTYNDEELFPFFHLSESRFISGFGKTIWLKKLEGNNFYQYVCAFERVHDMWDGVRHILEKINQSQEKRIDSYTDTEHILLRSDTNTQFLMQSGKTLFKGMEFTDLYRMQLDIETYSKSYKFSNAERPEDRIILISLSDNRGWETVLGGKQIEEKELLAQCIDIIQKKDPDVIEGHNIFNFDIPYLLKRCELHRMDFSIGRDGSSPRGVRSRTAFAENEVEYISYDIPGRHVIDTWLLVQSYDMVKRTMESYSLKYAAKFFGIASSDRTYIPGEKISWYWDNEPEPLKQYALDDVRETRALSDRLSMSTFYLTQMLPFNYTTVARLGSASKIEALLLREYLRRRHSLPKPETGTQTTGGYSDVFYSGVLGPVIHADVESLYPSIMISKNIAPHTDELNVFHSILEHLTTLRLATKKKMRDTADATDRSRLDAMQSSFKILVNSFYGYLGYGRALFNDYAQADVVTTTGQELLRTMIHEIDLHNGKVIEVDTDGLYFIPPDNVAGEKAERSFVERLSQSLPEGINLGFDGRYRKMLSYKKKNYALSDYDGRISIKGSSLISRSMERFGRVYVQRCIEFILDNRIQELHELYLEMTHSLREHRLDIKEFARTETLKDSLDEYRRDVESGKRNKSASYELASGSSRSYRTGDKIVFYFTGSTANIRGFENAKEASEWDANFPDENVEYYIKRLEEFSRKFEQFFSERDFNSIFSSEDLFGFDPKRIAIVTKKVSPEIQRETEWINPEPSISLDA; encoded by the coding sequence ATGAATTCGCTCCTCTTCGGACACAATGATGAGCAGCATATCGTCGCAGTTCAGACACTCGACGATTCAACGGTTCGTGTCTATAAACGGGACGGAAACGCCGTAACGTACAACGACGAAGAGCTCTTCCCGTTTTTTCACCTCTCCGAAAGCCGATTTATTTCCGGTTTCGGAAAAACCATCTGGCTAAAAAAACTCGAGGGGAACAATTTCTACCAATATGTGTGCGCTTTCGAGCGGGTACATGATATGTGGGACGGGGTGAGGCATATCCTCGAAAAAATCAATCAATCACAGGAAAAGAGAATTGATTCTTACACCGATACCGAGCACATCTTACTCCGTTCGGATACGAATACCCAGTTCCTCATGCAGTCGGGGAAAACGCTTTTCAAAGGAATGGAATTCACCGACCTCTATCGGATGCAGCTGGATATCGAAACATATTCAAAGTCGTACAAATTCAGCAATGCCGAACGCCCCGAGGACAGGATCATTTTGATCTCTCTGTCGGACAATCGCGGGTGGGAGACGGTCCTCGGCGGAAAACAGATCGAAGAAAAAGAGCTCCTGGCACAATGCATCGACATCATCCAAAAAAAGGACCCCGATGTTATCGAAGGGCACAACATCTTTAATTTCGATATTCCCTATTTGTTGAAACGATGCGAATTGCACCGGATGGATTTTTCCATTGGAAGGGATGGTTCTTCCCCGCGGGGGGTCCGCTCGCGCACTGCCTTCGCAGAAAATGAGGTCGAATACATCAGCTATGACATCCCCGGAAGGCATGTGATCGATACATGGCTTCTTGTCCAATCCTACGACATGGTCAAGCGAACGATGGAGAGCTATTCCCTAAAGTACGCGGCAAAATTTTTCGGCATCGCTTCCTCTGACAGAACATATATTCCTGGAGAAAAAATATCCTGGTATTGGGATAACGAACCCGAACCGTTGAAACAATATGCGCTGGACGACGTTCGGGAAACTCGCGCACTCAGCGACCGCCTTTCCATGAGCACATTTTACCTCACGCAGATGCTCCCGTTCAATTACACGACCGTTGCCCGCCTCGGATCGGCATCGAAGATCGAAGCTCTGCTCTTACGCGAATATTTACGCCGCAGGCACTCATTGCCAAAGCCAGAAACAGGGACGCAGACAACCGGCGGTTATTCGGATGTGTTCTATTCCGGAGTGCTTGGTCCAGTCATTCACGCCGACGTCGAATCGCTGTACCCTTCGATCATGATTTCGAAGAACATTGCGCCGCACACCGATGAACTGAACGTGTTCCACTCCATCCTCGAACATTTGACCACATTACGCCTCGCAACCAAGAAGAAAATGCGCGACACGGCAGATGCGACAGATCGATCGCGTCTGGACGCTATGCAATCGTCCTTCAAGATTCTCGTGAATTCTTTTTACGGATATCTTGGCTATGGCCGTGCGCTCTTTAACGATTATGCCCAGGCAGATGTTGTGACGACGACGGGGCAGGAACTGCTGAGAACAATGATCCATGAGATCGATCTTCATAACGGAAAAGTGATCGAAGTTGACACCGACGGATTATATTTTATCCCTCCGGACAACGTTGCAGGGGAAAAAGCCGAAAGATCCTTCGTCGAGCGGCTTTCACAATCCCTCCCCGAGGGGATCAACCTCGGATTTGACGGACGGTACAGGAAAATGCTCAGTTACAAGAAGAAGAATTATGCCCTTTCCGACTACGACGGCAGAATCTCGATCAAGGGCTCATCTCTCATTTCCCGAAGCATGGAACGCTTCGGCCGTGTCTACGTTCAACGCTGCATTGAATTCATCCTGGACAATCGTATTCAGGAACTGCATGAATTGTACTTGGAGATGACCCACTCGCTTCGCGAACACCGGCTTGACATCAAGGAATTTGCGCGGACGGAAACCCTGAAAGACTCTCTGGACGAATATCGACGCGACGTCGAATCGGGCAAAAGGAATAAATCGGCGAGCTACGAACTTGCATCCGGTTCTTCGCGGTCATACAGAACGGGAGATAAGATCGTATTTTACTTTACGGGGTCGACGGCGAACATCAGGGGATTTGAGAACGCAAAAGAAGCAAGCGAGTGGGATGCAAATTTTCCGGATGAAAATGTCGAATACTATATCAAGCGGTTGGAGGAGTTTTCAAGAAAATTCGAGCAGTTCTTCTCCGAGAGGGATTTCAATTCGATCTTTTCGTCGGAGGACCTTTTCGGCTTTGATCCAAAACGAATCGCGATCGTGACTAAAAAAGTATCCCCGGAAATACAGCGCGAGACCGAGTGGATCAATCCCGAACCATCCATCAGCCTTGATGCGTAA